One Mauremys reevesii isolate NIE-2019 linkage group 5, ASM1616193v1, whole genome shotgun sequence genomic window carries:
- the LOC120406480 gene encoding C-type lectin domain family 4 member F-like isoform X2, whose product MADEDIYENMPMTEAAPQPKGNPPKTSVPWRHRAGGIIVTAVLLLLGLALATSLLAVTLLYLRAQSKLQAVEEAVQKLQVSLQPDDASDASAKGSDSLKLLDEAQAGVQKLKAELGNVSAAYGEIQIQLHNVSAARAAVQGRCSDVLTKVSRGWRFYSGNLYYFSQEGKSWDEAEQFCVSQDSHLTSVSSQAEQEFLSKETRGEAHWIGLTDRETEGSWRWVDGTEYRADASRGFWAENQPDNWDQGIGGREDCVHINPINRNLWNDVSCTEPFRWICKQAHGPAGM is encoded by the exons gaaaccCTCCCAAGACCTCGGTCCCTTGGCggcacagggcagggggcatcatcgtcactgctgtccttctcctcctgggtctggccctggccacgtccctccttgctgtgacgcttctat atctccgggcacagagcaagctgcaagcggttgaagaagcggtgcagaagctccaagtctctctgcagcctgacgATGCCTCGGACGCGTCAGCGAAGGGATCGGACA GTCTAAAGCTATTGGatgaagcgcaggcaggagtccagAAGCTGAAAGCCGAGCTGGGTAATGTCAGTGCAGCGTATGGAGAAATTCAGATCCAGCTGCATAACGTCAGTGCAGCGCGAGCAGCAGTGCAAGGTCGCTGCA GTGATGTGCTGACAAAGGTCTCCAGGGGATGGAGGTTTTATAGTGGGAACCTCTATTACTTTTCACAAGAAGGGAAGTCGTGGGACGAGGCCGAGCAGTTCTGTGTGTCTCAGGACtcgcacctgacctctgtctcctcccaggcggaacag gagtttcTCTCCAAGGAGACCCGGGGAGAAGCTCACTGGATTGGACTCACCGACCGGGAGACAGAAGGCAGCTGGCGCTGGGTGGACggcacagaatacagagcagaCGCAAGCAGGGG GTTCTGGGCGGAGAATCAGCCAGACAACTGGGATCAGGGGATTGGAGGCAGAGAAGACTGTGTTCACATCAATCCAATCAACCGGAATTTGTGGAATGATGTCAGCTGCACTGAGCCTTtcaggtggatttgtaagcaggcccatggaCCAGCTGGGATGTGA